The genomic window ttgtgtgtgtgtctcattatattttgttatgCAGCAGCTCATCAGAAACTTATCAGGCCCCGTCAGCttatttcattatttgattGCTTTGCAGCATTCTGTGTTTACAAACTGTTTTTCCCTTCATGAATTCCCGATGGCTCCACTTTTGGTTTTTAATCTCTGTGAAATTTGAAAGGCAGACATTTGAATTTGTAAAGGTGGACATCTAATTGAATTTAATGAGCTTTCTCTGATCTCCAGGTTGTAaccctcctttctttttcatcatcacGCCCTTGttacaaatgcaaataaaaatctCCCCATAGAACAGTGAGCTGTTGTAGCCCGTTTACCACAATGTTGCCATGGCTATTTTCCATGTTGTTTACACTGGATGAGGTAGGCTTTTGTTCATTAATACATTCAACATGCGGAGAGcctctgtaatttaaaaaaaaaaaaaaaacgcacagGAAATAAGCAGCAATGAGAATTCCCCCTTACACTTGTGAAGGCTGTAGGGTGACATACTAATGAATCATAACTCTGAATATCTCCCAGGGTCAGCAAGCCTGCCCACGTCTCCCGTGGCACCTGTAGCTCCCAGCTCGGCTGTTGCTAGCCGCCTGGCGCGCTCTGCCAGCGATAGTCAGGCTGAGAAAGGTACCCACAGCGATGGAGCATGAACAGGATGATACTGCATCATCACCATTTGCACACTAAATTAACCACAGTCTACTGTACCTTTCTtggttttcatcagtttctccccctctccttgTTCCCGCAGGCTGTGCTCAATTCAGAGTCAaacctttcttcttctcctttcttaTTTATTGGCTCTCCAAACTTTGCCTTTGCACAAGTCTGGGCTACTTGAAGTAGTTTTCTGCTTTGCAGGAGCTAATTATAAGTGTTTATATACTCCTTAGAGAAACTGTCTTAAGATCTAGAGATGAAGATTTCTAGATCTGATGCAATTTCTTGCATTGGCTTGGAAAGAAAACTGCCTTCACATTTAATCTCAGTGGGTTTCCCTGCTTGCAACCTTTGTCCTTGCAAAAGTTGGTACCTGTAGTCTTGGTATGTGGAGcccagaaaatgacaaaatgtagtAAAAGCTAAGACAAGAGATctatatatgaataaataatattgttggttaaaatagttaaaatgtgtaaaaagaaGTGTAACTTTTATACTTTCAGTTGGtgacaacaaagtaaaaatcttttgagtcatttatttatttttaccatcaTCAGTTggcaagacaaaacaaaaataaactgaaaacactggtCACTAAACACACCTGATCGCCAGCTCTttcagctaatgttagctaactcTCTGAAGCTAACATTCTTTAAGTGCACATAATGTCATTCATTTATATGCTGCATACTGCTGTAGCATTGCTGTAGAACTCTTGCAATAGTTGAAGTGTTTAAGCAATGTGCGCAATTTTGATAAGCAAATACTAAGAAAGTTAGCTAGCTGAGGCTACTTAGGTTTtagttcagtgtgttttacattCTTAGAAAAGAGGCATTTAAAGCCCATGACGGACTTTAAATGTGGCCCACCTTGATGAAGATATGAGACAAACACCTGAAGATAAAATattagttagctagctagctttcTTAGCATTAGCTTGTCAGCTAAAAGTATATAGCGTCATATTTCTTTTTGCACTACACTTTAGTTATTTAacagtattatttatttgacaCCATAATtgcattttgtcagtttcagtACTCCATAGCTTTCAGTATTTCCCTTCTTTGcccaaaacacaatgaagcaCTATTCAACTCTTTTACTGTGATTGTTAGCACTGTCAAAGTGGTTCATTATGACtaattgtattttcattttgatctGAATAATCATAGATGTCATCAGCGTCCTCTAATGTCTTTTAATTAAGCATTTGGTCTGTGTTGAAGTTTCAGTGTCCACAAAACAATCTAATTACATTGTTTGATAATTATAACACTTGAAATGTACCTCCCTAATTTTCACCACAGCTTTCTAGGCTGCAAATCCAGTAACTTAATCACTCACTAAGTCAATGACTTTTAATTGTCCAGGCGCAATGAAAGCTCAGCCAAAGAGTGGAGCGGTGGTCCTCTCAGATGACTTAAAGAACCCAGCCATGGAAAAACTGGACCTAGTGAGAAAGTGGAGCATCAACACATATAAAGTAATCCTCTCTGtccttgatttatttttatgtccCTCCTTTATTCTGCTTCATCTTTCAGCCTTCAGCCTATCTCCTCTCAGTTAATTAGGATGTTGGCAGAAAAAGTGAGCTATACCCCAAAGTGACAACCACAATAACTCTTTTCTTGCTTTAGACTCCACTGTGTCCCTTTGATTGTCTCTTTCACagtccatctcctctctctctcttgactTAAGTACAAGTTTCCCACAGTCACCTATAGTATTTTAAAGTGCAGTTAGCCTCTtatcagtgtgtctctgtgttaatAAGCCTGCTCCCCTCTGCAGTGTACCAGGCAGATCCTGTCCGAGAAGCTGGGTCGGGGCTCGAGGACCGTGGACCTAGAGCTTGAGGCTCAAATCGAAGTTCTACGTGACAACAAGAGAAAGTACCAGAATGTGATAAAGCTTGCTCAGACATTGGCCAGTCAGCTGTCCCAGATGATGCAGACGCAGAGGCAGCTGGGCGACGCCTTCGCCGACCTCAGCCTCAAGTCACCAGAACTCCATGTGAGTCCACATTCTTAGATACATTGAAATTAATCAGATTAGGCAGAACACAGGAAACAGTCTTGCTATCATCTTTATCTCAGTGTCCCAGGCAAAGACTCTAAAAATAATGCAGCATGCAGTGATATGTATTGAGTCGTGGGCCATCTGCTGGACATGTTGTGTTCTCTCAGAAGTTACTCTTCTCTCATAGATTACTGTTTATTGTCACTGTTaattgttattgtttatttagattttattgaAGCATCACATAGCAGTGTACACTCTAAACTAGGAAATTAATAGCTTAAAAGGCAATTCATTCATAAGAGTTTAGATCCTCTCCCACATCCTTTGAGTCTTCTAATTGTGTTACGggatttatatactgtatattactcCATGTTTTGAATATCAAGTGTATTCTAGTTTACCTTTATCTCTGCCTTGTTTGAGTTTACCTTTATTATGACATAACtggacatttatttttcaaaataaaagaacatgtAGGTCAGATCAGCCTGTGTATGTACTGACCTCTTGCCTGTTTTGTTAAGGGTGATACTGACACAGCTGACTCATACAGTTTTAATAAGCACTAACGCTCCTCTACACATGCTTAATTGTGCTCTTCAGGAGGAGTTTGGCTACAATGCTGACACCCAAAAGCTTTTGTCCAAAAATGGAGAGACACTGCTGGGTGCCATCAACTTCTTCATCTCCAGTGTGAACACACTTGTGGACAAAACAATCGAAGACACCATGATTAATATCAAACAATATGAAGTAGCCAGGTAATGTATACAAATACATGTTTGTTCTTTCTGTGCACTGGCTCCAATCCACAAACTTTATAGAACTATTTGGAGAAAACATTTCTATCCTTGCTGGAGGGCAGTGCAACAAGCTGTAAgcacaacattaacatttatcaTCACCTTTATGAAGTCGATATGGTGAACATGTttgcaaacagttgcttatttacacatccagtagACACAGTAGCAATCATTTAGAGtggtgtttgtctccacctgatgaaaacaagtccagtattcactctcctctaagctctgtttttggtctctaccagaaaaatatctggttgtttagctgctaaatgcccCTCTGTAGCGATGTTTACTGGGTGTATAGCAACACTCCCCTGCAGTGTGTGTCCTTATATGATgtaatgcatacacacatagtACAAAGTACTGATGCTGTTTAATGTGACATCCCTAGGGTTGAGTATGATGCGTACCGCACAGATTTGGAGGAGTTGAATCTGGGGCCACGTGACGCCACCACCATGCCCAAGATCGAGCAGTCCCAGCAGCAGTTCCAGATCCACCGTGAGAAGTACGAGAGGATGCGAAATGACGTCTCTGTGAAGCTGAAGTTCCTGGAAGAGAACAAGGTCAGCTAGAAGCTAGCTCTGCTCTGCATACCCTGTGTCATCATATCAGCATGAAGTTCAATGTgctcatcatctttttttctttttttttctttctcctgttcCTAAATAGGTGAAAGTATTGCATAACCAGCTCATCCTGTTCCACAATGCCATAGCTGCATACTACGCTGGGAACcaacagcagctggaacagacACTCAAGGAGTTTCCACATCAAGTTGAAAATGCCAGGTGGGGACAGTCCATCTTGGCTGGAAGAGCACTAATCACTCCTTTCAAAGCCATACTGGCTCAGTTTGGGGTTTTGACAGGAAACCTTAAATtctacacacaaaaaaaaactacaggAAACCCTCTTCTCCCTTCCACTTTTCAGTCTCTGCCTTTCAGAATCTCTGAATTGTAAATCTTTtaacaaaatacataaaaggaaaagaaaatcctCAATCCGTTTTACTCTTGATCTTAACTAATTCTTTTCAACTTTGCAGTTACTTCAAATCATAGGAAACGCACTTTTGTACTGTT from Lates calcarifer isolate ASB-BC8 linkage group LG5, TLL_Latcal_v3, whole genome shotgun sequence includes these protein-coding regions:
- the arfip1 gene encoding LOW QUALITY PROTEIN: arfaptin-1 (The sequence of the model RefSeq protein was modified relative to this genomic sequence to represent the inferred CDS: deleted 1 base in 1 codon); amino-acid sequence: MSEVSLEAESERTSAEDPQVDCEEADQTEESLSEDVKQESVDNSRGSDGTDEVLYEIDIDSAEENAENGEKDGQKEDEGIQRESAVTCRDGTAAHMSGSVDKEGLETNHHVETAEAPEESGDSHAETKESTMAEESHRSSAAEIPVTSNGDLDQSPETVFQRDSYPGGPGALNLSESCVTSSNFASTTEGIIESGPYKGSASLPTSPVAPVAPSSAVASRLARSASDSQAEKGAMKAQPKSGAVVLSDDLKNPAMEKLDLVRKWSINTYKCTRQILSEKLGRGSRTVDLELEAQIEVLRDNKRKYQNVIKLAQTLASQLSQMMQTQRQLGDAFADLSLKSPELHEEFGYNADTQKLLSKNGETLLGAINFFISSVNTLVDKTIEDTMINIKQYEVARVEYDAYRTDLEELNLGPRDATTMPKIEQSQQQFQIHREKYERMRNDVSVKLKFLEENKVKVLHNQLILFHNAIAAYYAGNQQQLEQTLKEFHIKLKMPGGDSPSWLEEH